A DNA window from Pseudoalteromonas spongiae UST010723-006 contains the following coding sequences:
- a CDS encoding DUF3718 domain-containing protein, whose amino-acid sequence MNKLITATIAAASILSFSAAAKVTPSDNSLSSKICAAAANEQDGKLRRLLKQENKNVRKAAENILCNGKSLDAFAQDIKNAKVAKQFSDNTDFIAKR is encoded by the coding sequence ATGAATAAACTAATTACAGCAACTATCGCAGCAGCAAGCATTTTATCTTTCAGCGCAGCCGCTAAAGTAACACCATCAGATAATAGCCTATCGTCAAAAATCTGCGCCGCAGCGGCAAATGAGCAAGATGGTAAATTACGTCGCTTACTTAAGCAGGAAAACAAAAACGTACGTAAGGCTGCTGAAAATATTTTATGTAACGGCAAATCACTTGACGCGTTTGCGCAAGACATCAAAAACGCAAAAGTAGCGAAACAATTTAGCGATAACACAGACTTCATTGCTAAGCGCTAA
- the rraA gene encoding ribonuclease E activity regulator RraA, which yields MTHFTTPDLYDEYSDQLQVASAGLLHFGNVSTFAGQAITIQCPNDNSKVGELLKSNGDGKVLVVDANNAQQFAFLGDNLAKFAIENNWQGIIVNGCVRDVEILEQMSLAIMARGCVPRKTQKQGLGEQVRAVSFLDVTIHNGDWIYGDRNGLLVSKSQLIELG from the coding sequence ATGACACACTTCACCACTCCCGACCTATACGACGAATATTCTGACCAACTTCAAGTAGCTAGCGCAGGGTTACTTCACTTTGGTAATGTTTCTACGTTCGCAGGCCAAGCAATCACCATCCAATGTCCAAATGATAACTCCAAGGTAGGTGAGTTACTCAAAAGCAACGGTGACGGTAAGGTATTAGTCGTCGACGCCAATAACGCTCAACAATTCGCTTTTTTAGGCGATAATCTTGCCAAGTTCGCCATCGAAAATAATTGGCAAGGCATTATTGTAAACGGCTGTGTGCGTGATGTTGAAATTTTAGAACAGATGTCTTTAGCAATTATGGCTAGAGGCTGTGTACCACGGAAGACGCAAAAACAAGGTTTAGGCGAACAAGTAAGAGCCGTCAGCTTTCTAGATGTCACTATTCATAATGGCGATTGGATTTATGGCGATCGCAATGGATTATTAGTAAGTAAATCACAACTGATTGAATTGGGATAA
- a CDS encoding HD domain-containing phosphohydrolase: MPKLSIITFSTIAVLMSSLLISSTFIYLNYQNRLEYATTQALNNHQQALKDVLTRIRSDYSNEHKVINSLIYRYQAKQALLKEFPPLLLRELSMFLHSDEHADAIMIVTADNTLWALHQIKSAETKGLFGAPHNAYFLLQKINDNKEVRSFYDQALTLIEKQALPATLNIEERPWYQQAKTAHKVTVVEPYLDNFRNEKVFSMVKQVNQLTVNLDLNSQALSESMRHDALKFNTWLFLMNSQNKLLALQDGQNIQLNNQRIAPWQTWLAHSAAKVRSSDSHSLTKIQTKNQSWYISASEINNEEGSNIMLVAATEAEDILAPIYAQLYQWLFISIGLCLLVLPLSYFVAHLMTRPIRQVNEYASLLANFEAPKKSTRYALVTEIEELAHSLELLHSNLVEFFSLLETLSKEQNLQHLIDKIAIKSMQMMHAEGCLILLTKNQTLVAEFLQYHKQKFTLDNLPNIDWHALYTTCDTTKINQLPETLQTLFSQADSECYQVLVPLKNREQQVIGLQIYFYPVSMPQEHISLKLAEQVAAFFGVAIEGRKLVNRQEKLLDSFIQVIAGAIDTKSHYTGKHCQRVPELATQIAEAASQSTQFPNFHFDESARRQLSIAAWLHDCGKVTTPEYIVDKATRLETIYNRIHEIRTRFEVVKRDLEIDALKEILAGADKSAVNAKLMKQIKQLESDFAHVAYCNSAEFVSDSDKNKLHEIAQLNWQPYFNERLGLSQEELTQYTDYPEVSELSILTDKPSHLLYNQNLRCDSTKYNLQQPELRNNLGELYNLSVSAGTINSEERYAINHHIIQTIEILEKLPFPKHLSRVPEIAGAHHEKLNGKGYPKGLFGEQISFEARILAIADIFEALTASDRPYKTAKTLSQALGIMQQLASKGELDQDLLNFFIAEKIPEHYGEVHLKAEQLN, translated from the coding sequence ATGCCAAAACTGAGCATTATCACATTTTCGACTATTGCTGTTTTGATGTCGTCGTTACTCATTAGTAGCACATTTATTTATCTGAATTATCAAAATCGCTTGGAGTATGCCACAACTCAAGCGCTCAATAATCATCAACAAGCGCTCAAAGATGTGCTAACACGTATTCGTTCTGATTACAGTAACGAACACAAAGTCATCAATAGCCTTATTTACCGTTATCAAGCAAAGCAAGCGCTCCTTAAAGAGTTTCCCCCGTTGCTGTTACGCGAACTCAGTATGTTTTTACACAGTGACGAACATGCCGATGCCATAATGATCGTTACAGCAGATAATACCCTTTGGGCACTGCACCAAATTAAATCTGCCGAAACAAAAGGCTTATTTGGCGCACCACACAACGCTTATTTTTTACTGCAAAAGATAAACGATAATAAAGAAGTTCGTTCTTTTTATGATCAAGCGCTAACACTAATCGAAAAACAAGCACTTCCCGCCACACTTAATATCGAAGAGCGTCCATGGTACCAACAAGCCAAAACCGCTCACAAGGTTACCGTGGTTGAGCCTTATCTTGACAACTTTCGCAACGAAAAAGTGTTTTCGATGGTGAAACAAGTTAATCAACTCACGGTAAACCTAGACCTTAATTCACAAGCACTGTCCGAAAGCATGCGCCATGACGCACTCAAATTTAACACTTGGCTGTTTTTAATGAACAGTCAAAATAAGCTTTTAGCGTTACAAGATGGTCAGAATATTCAATTAAATAACCAACGAATTGCCCCTTGGCAAACGTGGTTAGCCCACTCCGCAGCAAAGGTAAGATCATCGGATAGTCATTCACTCACGAAAATACAAACTAAAAATCAGTCATGGTATATCAGTGCATCAGAAATAAATAATGAAGAAGGTAGCAACATCATGTTAGTTGCTGCCACCGAAGCAGAGGATATTCTCGCACCGATATATGCACAGCTGTATCAATGGTTGTTTATCTCTATTGGATTATGTTTATTAGTATTACCCTTGAGTTATTTTGTTGCTCACCTTATGACGCGTCCCATTCGTCAAGTAAACGAATATGCGTCACTGTTAGCCAATTTCGAAGCACCTAAAAAATCAACTCGCTATGCCCTGGTAACTGAAATTGAAGAACTAGCTCATAGTTTAGAACTTCTTCACAGTAACTTAGTGGAGTTTTTCAGCCTGCTTGAAACCCTTTCAAAAGAACAAAACTTACAACATTTAATCGATAAAATAGCCATAAAATCGATGCAAATGATGCATGCCGAAGGGTGTTTGATTCTTCTTACGAAAAACCAAACATTAGTAGCGGAATTCTTACAGTATCATAAGCAAAAATTCACGCTCGATAATCTGCCCAATATCGACTGGCACGCGTTATACACTACTTGTGATACAACAAAGATAAATCAATTACCTGAAACGTTACAAACCCTGTTTTCACAAGCCGATTCAGAGTGCTACCAAGTGCTTGTGCCGCTAAAAAATCGCGAACAACAGGTTATTGGCTTACAAATATATTTTTATCCTGTAAGTATGCCGCAAGAGCACATTAGTCTTAAGCTTGCTGAGCAAGTTGCCGCGTTTTTTGGTGTCGCAATTGAAGGGCGAAAGCTGGTCAATAGACAAGAGAAGTTGCTCGATTCCTTTATTCAAGTCATTGCGGGTGCGATTGATACTAAATCTCACTATACGGGTAAACACTGTCAACGAGTGCCTGAGCTTGCCACACAAATTGCTGAAGCAGCGAGTCAATCCACGCAGTTTCCTAATTTTCATTTTGATGAAAGTGCGAGGCGCCAACTTTCCATCGCGGCTTGGTTACATGACTGTGGCAAAGTCACAACGCCAGAATACATAGTGGACAAAGCCACCCGATTAGAAACCATTTACAACCGCATTCATGAAATTAGAACGCGTTTTGAAGTAGTAAAACGTGATTTAGAAATTGACGCGCTAAAAGAAATCCTAGCCGGTGCGGATAAAAGCGCAGTCAATGCTAAATTAATGAAACAAATAAAGCAGTTAGAAAGTGACTTTGCGCATGTAGCTTATTGCAATAGCGCTGAGTTTGTATCAGACAGTGACAAAAACAAACTCCATGAAATCGCACAACTGAATTGGCAACCATACTTTAATGAGCGTCTAGGGTTATCACAAGAAGAGTTAACGCAATACACTGATTACCCGGAGGTTTCTGAGCTTAGTATTTTGACCGATAAGCCAAGTCACTTGCTTTATAATCAAAACTTACGCTGCGATAGCACTAAGTATAATTTACAACAACCCGAGTTAAGAAATAACCTTGGTGAACTCTATAATCTAAGTGTGAGTGCCGGTACTATTAATTCTGAAGAGCGCTATGCGATCAACCATCACATCATTCAAACAATTGAAATTCTTGAGAAGCTACCATTTCCAAAACATTTAAGCAGAGTGCCAGAGATCGCAGGCGCACATCATGAAAAACTTAATGGTAAAGGTTACCCCAAAGGGCTGTTTGGTGAGCAAATTAGTTTTGAAGCGCGCATTCTAGCAATTGCTGATATTTTTGAAGCACTCACCGCCTCGGATCGGCCTTATAAAACAGCTAAGACCCTGTCACAAGCCCTTGGCATAATGCAACAACTCGCAAGTAAAGGCGAGCTAGACCAAGATTTACTCAACTTTTTCATTGCTGAAAAGATCCCGGAACACTATGGGGAAGTTCATTTAAAAGCTGAACAACTCAATTAA
- a CDS encoding glutathione peroxidase produces the protein MTPFYQFSINSLQGQNIDFADFAGKVVLVVNTASKCGLTPQYEGLQALHKKYSDQGLVIIGCPCNQFGQQEPGSPEQIQGECLINYGVDFTMTEKIDVNGENSHPLYKYLRTELSGILGNKIKWNFTKFLIGRDGKPVKRFAPTTKPDALASYIEKALAQ, from the coding sequence ATGACACCATTTTATCAATTTAGTATTAACAGTTTGCAAGGTCAGAATATCGACTTTGCAGATTTTGCAGGCAAAGTCGTATTAGTGGTAAATACAGCGAGTAAGTGTGGATTAACACCACAATATGAAGGTCTTCAAGCGTTACACAAAAAGTATAGCGACCAAGGTTTAGTTATTATTGGTTGCCCGTGTAACCAGTTTGGCCAACAAGAACCAGGCTCGCCGGAACAAATTCAGGGTGAATGTTTAATTAACTATGGCGTTGATTTCACTATGACAGAGAAAATCGATGTAAATGGTGAAAATAGCCACCCACTTTATAAGTATTTACGCACTGAATTGTCGGGTATTTTAGGCAATAAAATTAAGTGGAACTTTACTAAGTTTTTAATTGGCCGAGATGGAAAACCAGTTAAGCGTTTTGCGCCAACAACAAAACCTGACGCACTTGCTAGCTATATCGAAAAAGCGCTGGCGCAATAG
- a CDS encoding sensor histidine kinase: protein MEKQLNHLPYQIQSRLTHKLLIALVIISLFSSAMAGLYFDSSNRFKDNAQKSELVHKILNQYSNIALYTFEKLVAIGEMSRNGIVLAPELREENEQKLRTAIVEVRNSLLKKVALAPEVSTQNELALLDRVTQKVERIITTSQEIRSLITRGELSEAQSLYRLLQQQGVHAEFNALISEAVKQENLQAEAIRDNSKIMSERNNRYLAIALGLLSLFMMLTIWFFWQRISKATKQLQFAASQFTAGKLEHRIPKLKDTEFAKLADALNFMASELKTKQTELGEAKLQLEEKVQERTKALALSNEKLAYVDKQRRQFLADISHELRTPLTIIRGESEILLRSHSENVDDYLETLVAVVDQVSHTTALIDDLMLVARSSAGELRLSCSEVNLSKLIQDLCYVYRRKAQERKQDIVFDISEEISLELDERRIRQVLMILLENALSYSTEHAITEVKVLCRQQVVIIKIIDAGQGVTKQELENIFERFYRSNRSNTPGSGLGLPVAKAIVDAHGGHISLKSNASGVGSVATILLPLNGEERNENFIS from the coding sequence ATGGAAAAGCAGTTGAATCACCTTCCTTATCAAATCCAAAGTCGCCTTACTCATAAATTACTTATCGCGTTAGTGATTATTTCACTGTTCAGCTCAGCGATGGCAGGTCTTTACTTTGATAGTTCAAACCGCTTTAAAGACAATGCACAAAAATCAGAACTTGTTCATAAAATTCTTAACCAGTATTCAAATATTGCCCTTTACACTTTCGAAAAGCTTGTTGCGATCGGTGAAATGTCGCGCAATGGCATCGTGCTTGCGCCTGAGTTACGCGAAGAAAATGAGCAAAAGTTGCGTACAGCAATTGTTGAAGTACGTAATTCCCTGTTAAAAAAAGTAGCTTTGGCACCTGAGGTCAGCACGCAAAATGAACTCGCGTTGTTAGACCGAGTAACACAAAAAGTTGAGCGCATTATTACGACTTCGCAAGAAATCAGGTCGCTTATTACACGTGGTGAATTATCTGAAGCGCAAAGCCTGTATCGTTTATTGCAGCAACAGGGCGTGCATGCTGAATTTAATGCCTTAATAAGTGAGGCCGTAAAGCAAGAAAATTTACAGGCTGAAGCGATCCGTGATAACAGTAAAATTATGTCTGAGCGCAATAACCGCTACTTGGCAATTGCACTCGGGCTATTAAGTTTGTTTATGATGCTGACCATTTGGTTTTTTTGGCAGCGTATTTCAAAGGCAACAAAACAACTTCAGTTTGCAGCTAGCCAGTTTACAGCCGGCAAACTAGAACACCGTATTCCAAAACTAAAAGACACCGAATTTGCCAAGCTTGCAGATGCCTTAAACTTTATGGCAAGTGAGCTAAAAACCAAACAAACAGAATTGGGTGAGGCTAAACTTCAGCTGGAAGAAAAAGTACAAGAGCGGACAAAAGCCTTGGCTTTGAGTAACGAAAAATTGGCGTATGTTGATAAGCAGCGTCGCCAATTTTTAGCTGATATTTCTCATGAATTACGCACGCCTCTTACAATAATTCGCGGTGAATCAGAGATCTTGTTACGCAGTCATTCAGAGAATGTCGATGATTACCTTGAAACCCTTGTTGCAGTTGTTGATCAAGTAAGTCACACCACTGCATTGATCGATGATTTGATGCTAGTTGCGCGGTCGAGCGCAGGTGAGTTAAGGCTTTCTTGTAGTGAAGTGAATCTATCAAAATTGATTCAGGATTTGTGTTATGTGTACCGTCGTAAAGCGCAAGAGCGTAAACAAGATATAGTATTTGATATTAGCGAAGAGATCAGTCTTGAGCTTGATGAACGTAGAATCCGCCAAGTACTAATGATTTTGTTAGAAAATGCACTTAGCTACTCGACTGAACATGCGATTACAGAAGTAAAAGTATTGTGTCGTCAGCAAGTGGTTATTATTAAAATAATTGACGCAGGTCAGGGTGTTACTAAGCAAGAGTTGGAAAATATTTTTGAACGCTTTTATCGTAGCAACCGTTCAAACACACCGGGTTCGGGGTTAGGTCTGCCTGTTGCAAAAGCGATAGTTGATGCGCATGGCGGTCATATTAGTTTAAAATCAAATGCTTCAGGTGTAGGCTCTGTGGCGACTATACTATTACCATTAAATGGTGAGGAACGTAATGAGAATTTTATTAGTTGA
- a CDS encoding LipL32 family surface lipoprotein gives MLKKALLAASSALALTACMSGTGPALKSSVTQGVAGVEARLPYANYTNYFGYVDASVKPEGKYKNKDAYYLYAWVPAAVDEIGVSMVSPATSTPSDSDFVNVNYTNNFENDSKTYFDTYIVLDRMDIIDPAKIKNGGKSLQTLTYNDDSSELPQNPGGQSYNSLLRQTSDINNPTKALVRGVYRISFTSFRSAIEGSFEATVGTNVPGVKIAASLDELHNLVNEG, from the coding sequence ATGTTAAAAAAAGCACTTCTTGCTGCTTCTTCAGCTCTAGCTCTAACTGCATGTATGTCTGGTACTGGTCCTGCTCTTAAAAGCTCTGTAACACAAGGTGTTGCGGGTGTTGAAGCACGTCTACCATATGCTAACTACACGAACTACTTTGGTTATGTTGACGCATCTGTAAAACCAGAAGGTAAATACAAAAACAAAGACGCTTACTACCTATACGCTTGGGTACCAGCGGCAGTAGATGAAATTGGTGTATCTATGGTTTCACCAGCAACATCAACGCCTTCTGATAGCGACTTCGTAAACGTAAACTACACAAATAACTTCGAAAATGATTCTAAAACATATTTCGATACTTACATTGTGTTAGATCGCATGGACATTATTGACCCAGCGAAAATCAAAAACGGCGGTAAGTCACTACAAACTCTGACTTACAATGACGACAGCAGCGAACTACCTCAAAATCCAGGTGGTCAAAGCTACAACTCTCTACTGCGTCAAACTTCAGATATCAACAACCCAACAAAAGCACTTGTTCGTGGTGTATATCGCATCTCTTTCACTTCATTCCGCTCAGCGATTGAAGGTTCTTTTGAAGCTACTGTTGGTACAAACGTACCAGGCGTTAAAATTGCAGCTTCTTTAGATGAACTACATAACCTAGTAAACGAAGGTTAA
- a CDS encoding YbjQ family protein, with product MIITNTEQVANYQITQSLGLVTGNVVRSKHVGRDIMASLKTIVGGEIRGYTEMMTDARSVAQARMTEEAQRLGADAVINVRFTTSAVAAGMSEILAYGTAVKISR from the coding sequence ATGATTATTACCAATACCGAACAAGTCGCTAACTATCAAATTACGCAATCTCTAGGCTTAGTAACAGGTAATGTTGTACGCTCTAAACACGTAGGCCGTGACATTATGGCAAGTCTTAAAACTATCGTTGGTGGCGAGATTAGAGGCTACACGGAAATGATGACAGATGCCCGCTCAGTCGCTCAAGCACGAATGACAGAAGAAGCCCAGCGCTTAGGTGCAGACGCCGTGATTAATGTACGCTTTACCACAAGCGCTGTTGCCGCGGGCATGTCGGAGATCCTCGCTTACGGCACAGCTGTCAAAATCTCTAGATAA
- a CDS encoding YggN family protein, whose product MKQLLLTTAVAACIGLSTSAVAHQDGHDSNMSFSSDSCNLEFNNTLSITPDTVNIKAASGEVVIDQDGNLQINGEAQSLSAADQTLLARYSSDVRGQVPQVAEIAMEGVALAGVALSEVGNAFGLKNMATMEQMMSEIGDEIHAAFYDGGTFIMDQGRFDNIGDTFDSKFDQQMEQAMEEMIMESIGSLLITLGSEMLSSGGDMSEFEQRMERMGEQIEEKVELQAKNIEQRADQMCFDFKDLAMQEDELQARIPALANYDVFKVETKKSSI is encoded by the coding sequence ATGAAACAATTACTTTTAACAACAGCAGTGGCAGCGTGTATTGGCTTATCAACAAGTGCAGTAGCACATCAAGATGGTCACGATAGCAATATGAGCTTTTCGTCGGATAGCTGCAATTTAGAATTTAACAACACCCTATCAATTACACCTGATACGGTTAATATCAAAGCCGCTTCAGGTGAAGTAGTTATTGACCAAGATGGTAACTTGCAGATTAATGGCGAAGCTCAGTCACTCTCTGCAGCGGATCAAACATTACTTGCCCGTTACTCTAGCGATGTGCGCGGTCAGGTTCCACAAGTGGCTGAGATAGCGATGGAAGGTGTCGCGTTAGCAGGTGTTGCGCTAAGCGAAGTGGGCAATGCATTTGGCTTAAAAAATATGGCTACAATGGAACAAATGATGTCAGAGATTGGCGATGAAATTCACGCTGCATTTTATGACGGTGGCACATTCATTATGGATCAAGGCCGTTTCGATAACATTGGCGACACATTCGATAGTAAGTTCGACCAGCAGATGGAACAAGCAATGGAAGAAATGATTATGGAATCCATTGGCAGCTTACTGATTACGCTAGGTAGCGAAATGTTAAGTTCTGGCGGCGATATGAGTGAGTTTGAGCAACGCATGGAACGTATGGGCGAGCAAATTGAAGAAAAAGTTGAGCTACAAGCGAAGAATATTGAGCAAAGAGCAGACCAAATGTGTTTTGACTTTAAAGACCTAGCAATGCAAGAGGATGAGTTACAAGCGCGTATTCCGGCACTTGCAAATTACGATGTATTTAAAGTGGAAACTAAAAAGTCATCTATCTAA
- a CDS encoding response regulator transcription factor, translating into MRILLVEDDDRVASFLERGLRAEGYFVVRASDGKEGLDLALEGDFNLILLDIMLPGLNGLEVCQALRIKNFEIPIIMLTAMDASQDIVHGLRLGADDYVTKPFAYEELLARIEAVTRRKPSQKARSNTLTFEELRFDRDSYIVTLADKEISLTVKEMAILELLMTNPGKYLSRERILSNVWGMEMDPMTNVVDVYIGKLRKKLMLSDQDESMIETKRGIGYRLVCA; encoded by the coding sequence ATGAGAATTTTATTAGTTGAAGACGATGACCGCGTAGCGAGTTTTTTAGAGCGCGGATTACGTGCTGAAGGGTACTTTGTGGTGCGCGCCAGCGACGGTAAAGAGGGATTAGATCTAGCGCTTGAAGGCGACTTTAATCTGATTTTGCTCGATATAATGCTTCCGGGTTTAAACGGCTTAGAAGTGTGTCAGGCATTACGCATTAAAAACTTTGAGATTCCAATCATTATGCTGACCGCCATGGATGCTTCTCAGGATATTGTGCACGGCTTACGTTTAGGTGCAGATGATTACGTAACTAAGCCTTTTGCCTATGAAGAACTTTTGGCGCGAATTGAAGCGGTTACGCGTCGCAAGCCATCGCAAAAAGCACGTTCGAATACACTAACGTTTGAAGAGTTGAGATTTGATCGTGACAGCTACATTGTAACCTTGGCAGATAAAGAAATTTCGCTAACGGTTAAAGAGATGGCGATACTTGAACTGCTAATGACAAACCCTGGCAAGTACCTTAGCCGCGAGCGCATTTTAAGCAATGTTTGGGGTATGGAAATGGATCCAATGACCAATGTTGTTGATGTTTATATTGGTAAGTTACGTAAAAAGCTAATGCTGTCAGATCAAGACGAGAGCATGATAGAAACTAAGCGAGGCATAGGCTACCGATTGGTTTGTGCATAA
- a CDS encoding diacylglycerol/lipid kinase family protein, protein MNKHYLIVLNPLPNKQKKYWLNWLVTTLKQQQHSYYIFTTSAVLADNQLFFKQHLAEYTEVIMLGGDGTLHLLANCMAYSNKPITVLPCGTGNDFMRNFAYSKQQLKQLVQSDRVITIDLGRVNARYFINSAGVGFDAEIVERTKGNKGWLARFSYLYHTLACLVFFKESLLSLQQQGKETHYKNFLTVFANGKYFGGGMKIAPNAELNSSHLMRYSVEKTHLAKKLWALPKLYYGKHISLPEVKEHAFTQLEVLTPNLPVQADGESAGYTPVVIEVAKSALTIKII, encoded by the coding sequence ATGAATAAACATTATCTAATTGTTTTAAACCCACTACCAAATAAACAAAAAAAATATTGGTTAAATTGGCTCGTTACCACCTTAAAGCAGCAACAACATAGCTACTATATTTTTACGACCTCAGCAGTATTAGCGGATAACCAACTTTTCTTTAAACAACATTTGGCAGAGTACACTGAAGTGATCATGCTGGGTGGTGATGGCACGCTGCACTTGCTAGCCAATTGTATGGCTTACAGCAACAAACCAATTACCGTTTTGCCGTGCGGTACAGGTAACGACTTTATGCGCAATTTTGCCTATAGCAAACAACAACTAAAGCAGTTAGTACAAAGCGATCGCGTAATCACGATTGATTTAGGAAGAGTTAATGCGCGTTATTTTATTAACAGTGCCGGCGTAGGCTTTGACGCTGAAATCGTAGAGCGTACCAAAGGAAATAAAGGCTGGTTAGCGCGTTTCAGCTATTTATATCATACCCTTGCTTGTCTTGTATTCTTTAAGGAATCACTCTTATCATTACAGCAGCAAGGTAAAGAAACGCATTATAAAAACTTTCTTACGGTGTTTGCTAATGGCAAATACTTTGGCGGCGGTATGAAAATTGCGCCCAACGCAGAGCTAAACTCGTCGCATTTAATGCGTTACAGCGTGGAAAAAACGCATTTAGCCAAAAAGCTCTGGGCTTTACCTAAGCTCTATTACGGTAAACATATTTCGCTACCAGAAGTGAAGGAACACGCATTTACACAACTTGAAGTCCTAACCCCAAACTTGCCTGTGCAAGCAGATGGAGAATCTGCAGGCTACACACCTGTGGTGATTGAAGTAGCTAAAAGCGCGTTAACGATAAAAATCATTTAA
- a CDS encoding PA3496 family putative envelope integrity protein — protein sequence MKDNYQNINNQEPLNSDLENNQENEHKREVKKRLEDILERKRLRKSIGMDDTHNYWDEL from the coding sequence ATGAAAGACAATTACCAAAACATAAACAATCAAGAGCCGCTAAATAGCGATTTAGAAAACAACCAAGAAAACGAACATAAACGCGAAGTTAAAAAACGTTTAGAAGATATTTTAGAAAGAAAGCGATTACGAAAATCGATTGGCATGGATGACACCCACAATTACTGGGATGAGCTATAA
- a CDS encoding MarR family winged helix-turn-helix transcriptional regulator has protein sequence MASKPEQLLENQLCFPIYAASRLVTRLYQPELDKYKLTYPQYVILLILWQQDGVTVGEIGQQAILNNNTLTPILKRMADNNLIERRRDDWDERKVRIYLTDYGNSLQQSLSCLPSQLVDKVGLDLDKASQLKALLGDLMLQLNEHS, from the coding sequence ATGGCAAGTAAGCCCGAGCAACTGTTAGAAAATCAACTTTGCTTTCCAATTTATGCGGCGTCACGTCTAGTGACGCGGCTTTACCAGCCTGAGTTAGACAAATACAAACTAACTTATCCGCAGTACGTTATTTTACTGATTTTATGGCAGCAAGATGGCGTTACTGTGGGGGAGATTGGGCAGCAGGCAATTTTAAACAATAATACATTAACGCCTATTTTAAAGCGTATGGCCGACAACAATTTAATTGAGCGCAGGCGTGATGATTGGGATGAGCGAAAAGTACGTATTTATTTAACTGATTACGGTAACTCGCTACAGCAATCGCTTTCGTGCCTACCTTCACAACTGGTAGATAAAGTAGGGTTAGATCTTGATAAAGCGTCCCAACTAAAAGCATTGCTCGGTGATTTAATGTTGCAGTTAAACGAACACAGTTAA
- a CDS encoding DUF3718 domain-containing protein, translated as MNKLITATIAAASILSFNAAAKVTPSDNSLSSKICAAAANEQDGKLRRLLKQENKNVRKAAENILCNGKSLEAFAQDIKNAKVAKQFSDNTDFIAKR; from the coding sequence ATGAATAAACTAATTACAGCAACTATCGCAGCAGCAAGCATTTTATCTTTCAACGCAGCCGCTAAAGTAACACCATCAGATAATAGCCTATCGTCAAAAATCTGCGCCGCAGCGGCAAATGAGCAAGATGGTAAATTACGTCGCTTACTTAAGCAGGAAAACAAAAACGTACGTAAGGCTGCTGAAAATATTTTATGTAACGGCAAATCACTTGAAGCGTTTGCGCAAGACATCAAAAACGCGAAAGTAGCGAAACAATTTAGCGATAACACAGACTTCATTGCTAAGCGCTAA